In Terriglobales bacterium, the genomic stretch TTAGCCCCTGAGGGAAACGGACGTTTACCCCTCGGTTCATTGTGAGATTCCTTCTCAGCGCAACTACTGACTACTGATTATGTTGAAATACTCCCATGCCCCTGATCCTTGCCTCGTCGTCCCCTCGCCGCCGTGAACTGCTCCAGGCCGCCTCCATCCCCTTCATTTCCCAGCCTGCCGACGTCCCCGAAGTCCACACTCCCGGGGAACTTCCAACGCAATTCTCCGAGCGCCTCGCCCGCGAAAAGGCCCGGGCTGTCTGGCAAAAACTCCCCACCAACCCCAGCAACTTCGTTCTCGGTGCCGACACTATCGTCATCGTGGATAACCACATCCTCGGCAAACCCGGCAGCCCCGACGACGCCGTCCGCATGCTGCGCCTCATCTCCGGTCGCACTCACGAGGTCACGACCAGCGTCTGCCTGATCGGCGCCAATTCCGGCCGCACCTACGAGGACGTTCGTAGCGAAACCAGCCGGGTGGTTGTCTCCCCCATCAGCGAGCAGGAAATCCGTGATTATGTCGGCCACGGTGAACCCATGGACAAGGCTGGCGCCTACGCAATCCAGGGCGTCGCTGGGCGCTGGATCCCGCGCATCGAAGGCTGTTATTTCAATATCGTTGGCTTGCCCATCCCCCTCGTGTATCGCATGCTCAAAGAACACGGCGCACTCTAATTACCGAGTGGTCCTTCATCTCGGCGCCACCGCTACTTCCTTGCCGCCAAAAGCTGGCCACAGGTACTCCGTCACGCTCAACTCGGGATCAAGCACCACGCCAGCGGATAACACGCCGCGACTGCTGTTCGGATACCTGAAGCGCAGATCCTGAAATCGCACGATATAGCCGGGCTGCGGCGGCTCACGTTTCTGCACCTCCTCCACGGGAAAGCGCGACCAATCCAGATACACGCGCCCAAGATACGATTGCTTGGCAGCCAAAGTTACTGGCGTTTCTTCCAGCTTGTAACGAACCTGTGCTCGCTCCTCGGGATCGACCTGTCCTGAGAGCGAGTTCACCAGCATGCGATCGAAGCGGTTTTCGGTTTCCACCACTGCATACCACTGAAACGGATTAAGAGGATACGGGAAAGCGCCCACCCGCTTTGCTTCCGCCCCGTCATACACGCCCGACTGCAACGCCGTGACTGCTCTCCGGTGCTGGTAATCGCGGACACCCCAGACCAGCAGCATGCCGAAGAGCGCCAGCACCGCGGCCACTCGCCCGGGAGGGC encodes the following:
- a CDS encoding Maf family protein; the protein is MPLILASSSPRRRELLQAASIPFISQPADVPEVHTPGELPTQFSERLAREKARAVWQKLPTNPSNFVLGADTIVIVDNHILGKPGSPDDAVRMLRLISGRTHEVTTSVCLIGANSGRTYEDVRSETSRVVVSPISEQEIRDYVGHGEPMDKAGAYAIQGVAGRWIPRIEGCYFNIVGLPIPLVYRMLKEHGAL
- a CDS encoding metal-dependent hydrolase yields the protein MEPLTHFLTGAVLSRAGFNRKTALATFTMTIGAEAADIDLVVNLRGPIYGFAHHRGITHSFVGVPLVALGVVAGTWVWHRFRRRFWPPKVRPGYPTTPRWGLLYLLAVLAGLSHILLDFTNSYGVRPFEPFSYRWYAWDIVFIIEPLLYVVLLGGLVVPAILRLVSEEVGARPKGPPGRVAAVLALFGMLLVWGVRDYQHRRAVTALQSGVYDGAEAKRVGAFPYPLNPFQWYAVVETENRFDRMLVNSLSGQVDPEERAQVRYKLEETPVTLAAKQSYLGRVYLDWSRFPVEEVQKREPPQPGYIVRFQDLRFRYPNSSRGVLSAGVVLDPELSVTEYLWPAFGGKEVAVAPR